From Deltaproteobacteria bacterium, a single genomic window includes:
- a CDS encoding ATP-grasp domain-containing protein: MKSILIANRGEIALRIISTARKLGLRTIAIYSDADYSNPHAQAADQAFNVGGAVASESYLNAAKILSVAIAAKADAIHPGYGFLSENPDFARQTIDAGLIFIGPDASAMRSLGHKDSARKLASKIGIPVIPGYDGEKTDLATLVTRAQDIGFPLLIKARAGGGGRGMREVNEVKDLQNAIEAAKRESKAYFGDEHLILEKLIQRARHIEIQILADHFGNALHFWERDCTLQRRAQKIVEESPSAYIEDELRAKLCESALKLIKACNYTNAATVEFLIPLDKNNMSKAFFFLEANCRIQVEHPITEMIFGIDLIEWQIRIARGEKLSLSQSDIKPTGVAIEARVYAEAPQQKFLPKSGRVADLTFPEIAQSQLRIDHALEKGLTISTNYDSLLMKLIASGETRLAAIERLRLALQQTRICGVQNNISFLLSILSHQDVASNNTDTKWVDRKIDELIESSVISLSLAKVAMSVFLIHEIFSSIQLHLRQNPNDPFCTLIYWRPDTSLTRAKTEIASTFLDYDMREHGVDLTQKLRARLISYAKLKSNKHIFTLGINDGVHEVCVEHEPSLELRSLQIEFDGVAYKSLIDSATEMSAANIYVEEKSFSIYQSERSGSHAGAASFGETQVVAPLPGTVIDLLVKPKEVVKKGTVIAIIESMKIEHSILCTDDAIIKDILVTVGMSVNEGQELVLLGELSISDRDNFSE, encoded by the coding sequence ATGAAATCCATTCTTATTGCCAATAGAGGCGAAATCGCCCTTCGCATAATAAGCACTGCCCGAAAACTTGGGCTTCGCACAATTGCCATTTACTCGGACGCAGACTACTCAAATCCCCACGCACAAGCGGCAGATCAGGCATTCAATGTGGGAGGCGCAGTAGCGAGCGAGTCCTATTTAAACGCAGCTAAGATTCTTTCTGTAGCAATAGCTGCGAAAGCTGATGCCATACATCCTGGATACGGCTTCCTATCGGAGAATCCGGATTTCGCGAGACAGACCATCGACGCGGGTCTTATCTTTATTGGCCCGGACGCCAGCGCCATGCGCTCGCTCGGGCACAAAGACAGCGCGCGCAAACTCGCCTCGAAAATTGGGATACCCGTTATCCCAGGCTATGATGGCGAGAAAACTGATTTAGCAACTTTAGTCACACGCGCACAAGACATCGGGTTTCCGCTATTAATAAAAGCTAGAGCTGGAGGCGGTGGTCGGGGGATGCGAGAGGTAAACGAGGTTAAGGATTTACAAAATGCCATAGAAGCCGCTAAACGAGAGTCAAAAGCTTATTTTGGGGACGAGCACCTAATCCTAGAAAAACTAATACAGCGAGCTCGTCACATCGAGATACAAATTCTTGCAGACCATTTTGGGAATGCGCTCCATTTTTGGGAGAGGGACTGCACCTTGCAGCGCCGTGCGCAAAAAATAGTCGAGGAATCGCCTAGTGCTTACATTGAAGACGAATTGCGCGCCAAGTTATGCGAAAGTGCCTTAAAGCTAATTAAAGCCTGTAACTACACAAATGCCGCAACTGTGGAATTCTTGATTCCGCTCGATAAAAACAATATGAGCAAGGCTTTCTTTTTCCTCGAAGCCAATTGCCGCATTCAAGTTGAACACCCAATCACAGAGATGATTTTCGGCATAGATCTAATTGAATGGCAAATACGCATTGCTCGTGGCGAAAAGCTTTCCTTATCACAGAGCGATATTAAACCTACAGGAGTAGCAATAGAAGCGCGCGTATATGCGGAAGCGCCACAACAAAAGTTTCTGCCCAAATCTGGAAGAGTAGCTGACCTCACTTTCCCCGAGATCGCACAATCCCAGCTACGCATAGATCACGCCCTGGAGAAGGGATTAACTATATCGACAAATTACGATTCGCTGCTAATGAAGCTCATTGCGAGTGGCGAAACTCGCTTAGCCGCCATTGAGCGCCTAAGATTGGCATTACAGCAAACAAGAATTTGCGGCGTTCAAAATAATATTTCCTTTTTGCTTAGCATACTATCGCACCAGGATGTCGCCTCAAATAACACAGATACTAAATGGGTCGATAGGAAAATTGACGAACTAATCGAAAGTAGCGTTATTTCCCTATCACTCGCCAAAGTAGCAATGTCGGTTTTCTTGATTCATGAAATATTTAGCTCAATTCAATTACATTTGCGGCAAAACCCAAACGATCCTTTCTGCACACTTATTTATTGGAGACCAGATACGTCCTTAACGCGAGCCAAAACAGAAATTGCAAGCACCTTCTTGGATTACGACATGCGAGAACATGGCGTAGATTTAACTCAAAAACTACGCGCCAGGTTAATCAGCTACGCTAAACTAAAGAGCAATAAGCATATATTTACACTTGGCATAAACGATGGCGTTCATGAGGTTTGCGTCGAGCATGAACCTAGCCTAGAACTACGTAGCCTGCAAATTGAATTCGATGGAGTTGCGTATAAGTCGCTCATCGATAGTGCTACAGAAATGTCTGCTGCTAACATTTACGTCGAAGAGAAATCATTTTCGATTTATCAGAGCGAACGATCGGGCTCACATGCAGGTGCAGCATCCTTTGGAGAAACCCAAGTGGTAGCGCCACTGCCAGGAACGGTAATCGACTTGCTAGTTAAACCCAAAGAGGTGGTTAAGAAGGGCACGGTAATAGCAATAATAGAATCGATGAAAATTGAGCATTCTATTTTGTGCACGGACGACGCGATTATAAAAGACATTCTCGTAACCGTAGGCATGTCCGTAAATGAGGGCCAAGAATTAGTGCTTCTCGGCGAACTAAGCATTAGCGATCGAGATAACTTTAGCGAGTAA
- a CDS encoding protoheme IX farnesyltransferase: protein MVYAANSEEHGSLNGKGRMSVNPSYATVSQGATCTTYFSDLFSLTKPKIIALLLISTFCTMVLASGGNVSMPLVVWVLLGGALISASANAMNCILDRDIDALMQRTKNRPMAVGRLGLLSAYLFAIIAGASGFFVLYSFVGLSASLVALSGHLFYVLIYTLWLKRITAQNIVIGGVAGAIPPLVGWVAIKGELEFTALLLFLVIFFWTPPHFWALALNKNSDYKRAGIPMLPVVAGRDATLNGMLFYALCLIPTTVILVLSNEYLGWFSLLVMLSLSVVFSWKIWHLKRTGFAENVEMLKAKEVFNFSNAYLSLYFLCLVVDATLL, encoded by the coding sequence GTGGTTTATGCGGCGAATTCAGAAGAGCATGGTTCCCTAAATGGCAAAGGTCGGATGTCGGTAAATCCATCATATGCGACTGTATCGCAAGGTGCTACTTGCACGACATATTTTAGCGACTTATTTAGCTTAACTAAGCCAAAAATCATTGCGTTGCTGTTGATATCGACTTTTTGCACCATGGTGCTTGCATCTGGTGGAAATGTTTCGATGCCGTTGGTAGTTTGGGTTCTTCTGGGTGGCGCTCTAATATCGGCATCCGCTAATGCGATGAACTGCATCCTCGATAGAGATATCGATGCTCTGATGCAGAGAACTAAGAATCGCCCTATGGCAGTTGGTAGGCTTGGTCTTCTATCGGCATATCTGTTTGCTATAATCGCAGGGGCAAGCGGTTTCTTTGTCCTCTATAGCTTTGTTGGTCTTAGTGCCTCGCTCGTGGCTCTTAGTGGGCATTTGTTTTACGTGTTGATTTACACGCTATGGCTAAAGCGAATTACGGCGCAAAATATAGTGATCGGTGGCGTTGCGGGTGCCATACCGCCATTGGTGGGATGGGTAGCTATTAAGGGAGAGTTAGAGTTTACTGCGCTGTTACTGTTTTTGGTTATTTTCTTCTGGACCCCGCCACATTTTTGGGCTTTGGCTCTCAATAAGAATTCTGATTATAAGCGAGCGGGTATCCCAATGCTGCCTGTTGTTGCTGGGCGGGATGCGACCCTTAATGGGATGTTGTTCTATGCCTTATGTCTAATTCCAACTACAGTCATCCTTGTACTTTCAAATGAATATTTGGGATGGTTTTCACTGCTTGTCATGTTATCATTAAGTGTGGTTTTTTCTTGGAAGATATGGCATCTTAAGCGCACGGGTTTTGCAGAGAATGTAGAGATGCTTAAAGCGAAGGAAGTGTTTAACTTTTCAAATGCCTATCTCTCGCTTTACTTTCTATGTCTAGTGGTAGATGCCACGCTGTTATAG
- a CDS encoding COX15/CtaA family protein — protein MADLKIIRVLSGVTALLTLVLISLGGFVRATGAGLSCPDWPLCFGRIVPEFTHGVAQEYIHRVIAGFVVLCSLAMLHLVFRSRKTYTFLYKLVVFLLILVMIQSVMGGLTVIFQLNPFIITAHLALGSVFFQLLALLAAERICPKCENCEENKSEPKRARSVNFVLLILSGFVFLQIVLGGFVGSSGAALVCEGFPLCNGSLLPPEATAPQLLQISHRALAVFLLTCITAIYFFGRKSLLLMDQASSLRRVFFLTLLQFALGVANVLMYIPIWVAVLHLAVAQLILFELLNMSKSLSGTWFMRRIQKSMVP, from the coding sequence GCTGATTTAAAAATTATTAGAGTTTTAAGCGGAGTTACCGCGTTATTGACACTGGTGCTCATTTCGTTGGGTGGCTTTGTTAGAGCAACTGGTGCTGGCTTGTCGTGTCCCGACTGGCCGCTCTGTTTTGGAAGAATAGTTCCTGAGTTTACGCATGGCGTGGCTCAGGAATATATACACAGGGTTATAGCTGGTTTTGTAGTGCTGTGTTCCTTAGCAATGTTGCACTTAGTGTTTCGCAGCCGAAAAACTTATACTTTCCTGTATAAGCTAGTCGTTTTTCTTCTAATATTGGTCATGATCCAATCCGTAATGGGTGGCCTTACGGTTATTTTTCAGCTTAATCCCTTTATTATTACTGCTCATTTAGCACTTGGCAGTGTTTTTTTTCAGTTACTGGCGTTATTGGCAGCCGAAAGGATTTGTCCGAAGTGCGAAAATTGCGAAGAGAATAAATCTGAGCCAAAGAGAGCGCGAAGTGTTAATTTCGTGCTCTTAATACTAAGTGGTTTTGTTTTTTTGCAGATAGTATTGGGTGGTTTTGTTGGTAGCAGTGGGGCAGCTCTAGTTTGCGAGGGTTTTCCTTTATGTAACGGTAGTCTGTTGCCGCCTGAGGCCACCGCGCCTCAGTTATTGCAAATATCCCATCGAGCGTTGGCAGTTTTTTTGTTAACTTGCATTACAGCCATTTATTTTTTTGGGCGCAAATCTCTATTGCTGATGGATCAGGCTTCTAGCTTGCGGCGCGTTTTTTTCTTAACCTTACTTCAGTTTGCTTTGGGAGTTGCAAACGTTTTGATGTATATTCCCATCTGGGTAGCTGTTTTACATCTAGCGGTTGCGCAATTGATATTGTTTGAACTTTTGAATATGTCGAAATCGCTAAGTGGTACGTGGTTTATGCGGCGAATTCAGAAGAGCATGGTTCCCTAA